From Chromatiales bacterium, a single genomic window includes:
- the ribF gene encoding bifunctional riboflavin kinase/FAD synthetase encodes MELIRGLHNLRERHRGCVATIGNFDGVHLGHQAVLGQLAEKADALGLPSTVITFEPLPHEYFLGDQAPARLTRFREKLQALRRFSVDRLLCLRFDARRAAMPAQDFIERVLVDGLGVQYLVVGDDFRFGQGRAGDFAMLQAAGAARGFQVVNMHTFRIGAARVSSTRIREALEAGDMAAAEQLLGRPFRLCGRVAHGDKRGRSIGFPTANLKLERQISPVRGVFAVELFGVAGEPLPGVANVGRRPTVDGVENRLEVHLLDFDGDLYGRHVQVDLLHRLRDEQRFDSLDALIAQIGRDAEAARAFFANKYSDPA; translated from the coding sequence ATGGAACTGATACGCGGCCTGCACAATCTGCGCGAGCGTCATCGTGGTTGCGTTGCCACCATCGGCAATTTCGACGGCGTGCACCTCGGCCACCAGGCCGTGCTCGGCCAGCTGGCGGAGAAGGCCGACGCCCTCGGCCTGCCATCCACGGTGATCACCTTCGAGCCGCTGCCGCACGAGTACTTCCTCGGCGACCAGGCCCCGGCCCGGCTGACGCGGTTTCGCGAGAAGCTGCAGGCGCTGCGGCGTTTCTCGGTGGACCGGCTGCTGTGCCTGCGCTTCGATGCGCGGCGCGCCGCCATGCCGGCGCAGGACTTCATCGAGCGGGTGCTGGTGGACGGCCTGGGCGTGCAATACCTGGTGGTGGGCGACGACTTCCGCTTCGGCCAGGGCCGTGCGGGGGACTTCGCCATGCTCCAGGCCGCCGGCGCGGCCCGGGGCTTCCAGGTGGTGAACATGCACACCTTCCGCATCGGCGCGGCGCGGGTGAGCAGTACGCGCATCCGCGAGGCCCTGGAGGCGGGCGACATGGCCGCGGCCGAACAGCTGCTCGGCCGCCCCTTCCGCCTCTGCGGGCGGGTGGCGCATGGCGACAAGCGCGGGCGCAGCATCGGCTTCCCGACCGCCAACCTCAAGCTCGAGCGCCAGATCTCGCCGGTGCGCGGCGTGTTCGCGGTGGAGCTGTTCGGCGTGGCGGGCGAACCGCTGCCCGGCGTGGCCAACGTGGGCCGGCGCCCCACCGTGGACGGGGTGGAGAACCGCCTGGAGGTGCACCTGCTGGACTTTGACGGCGACCTCTACGGCCGCCACGTGCAGGTCGACCTGCTGCACCGGCTGCGCGACGAGCAGCGCTTCGACTCGCTCGACGCCCTGATCGCGCAGATCGGCCGCGACGCCGAGGCCGCACGCGCCTTTTTCGCCAACAAGTATTCCGACCCGGCCTAA
- the murJ gene encoding murein biosynthesis integral membrane protein MurJ, protein MEPPLSRKLFRSGAIVSAMTLVSRLFGYLRDAVIAVIFGASGATDAFVVAFRIPNLLRRLFAEGAFSLAFVPVLSEYKERRSREDMQALIDHVAGALALILFLVTAVGILAAPWIINVFAAGFHFEDKPEQHALATEMLRITFPYILFISLTAFAGGILNSFGRFAIPAFTPVFLNLALIACALWLAPLMADPITALAWGVFIAGVLQLAFQLPFLWRLGLVPRPRVDFRFEGVRRILRLMLPTLFGSSVAQVNLLINTTIASFFVTGSLTWLYLSDRFVELPLALIGVAIGTVILPRLSQQHAAESADGFNATLDWALRLGVLVCIPAMAGLIVLAAPILFTLIQYGQFTRLDVDMAALSLMTYATGLPAFILVKLLAPGFYSRQDTATPVKIGITAMFANMAFNALILTPWLLTDTPAPHAGLALATALAGFVNAGLLYVNLRRHGIYRPRPGWLATWSRTLAATAVMAAVLLALNPAADQWELMGGAMRAAWLAGLVAAGALSYSAVLVALGLRPADLTRD, encoded by the coding sequence ATGGAGCCCCCACTGAGCCGCAAACTCTTCAGATCCGGCGCGATCGTGAGCGCGATGACGCTGGTCTCGCGCCTGTTCGGCTACCTCCGCGATGCGGTGATCGCGGTCATCTTCGGCGCCTCGGGGGCCACGGACGCCTTCGTCGTGGCCTTTCGCATCCCCAACCTGCTGCGGCGCCTGTTCGCCGAAGGGGCCTTCTCGCTGGCCTTCGTGCCCGTGCTCTCCGAATACAAGGAGCGCCGCAGCCGGGAGGACATGCAGGCCCTGATCGACCATGTCGCGGGCGCCCTGGCGCTGATCCTGTTCCTGGTCACGGCCGTGGGCATCCTGGCCGCCCCCTGGATCATTAACGTCTTCGCCGCGGGGTTTCACTTCGAGGACAAGCCCGAACAGCATGCGCTGGCCACCGAGATGCTGCGCATCACCTTCCCCTACATCCTGTTCATCTCGCTGACGGCCTTTGCCGGGGGGATACTCAACAGCTTCGGTCGCTTCGCCATACCGGCCTTCACGCCGGTATTCCTCAACCTGGCGCTGATCGCCTGTGCCCTGTGGCTGGCCCCGCTCATGGCCGACCCCATCACGGCGCTGGCCTGGGGGGTGTTCATCGCGGGGGTGCTGCAGCTGGCCTTCCAGCTCCCGTTCCTCTGGCGCCTGGGGCTGGTCCCCCGCCCGCGGGTCGACTTCCGTTTCGAGGGGGTGCGGCGCATCCTCCGGCTGATGCTGCCCACCCTGTTCGGCTCCTCGGTGGCGCAGGTGAACCTCCTCATCAACACCACCATCGCCTCGTTCTTCGTCACCGGCAGCCTCACCTGGCTGTACCTGTCGGACCGCTTCGTGGAGCTGCCCCTGGCCCTGATCGGCGTGGCCATCGGCACCGTGATCCTGCCCAGGCTCTCCCAGCAGCACGCGGCGGAGAGCGCGGACGGCTTCAACGCCACCCTGGACTGGGCGCTGCGCCTGGGCGTGCTGGTCTGCATCCCGGCCATGGCGGGCCTGATCGTGCTGGCCGCCCCCATCCTGTTCACGCTCATCCAGTATGGCCAGTTCACGCGCCTGGACGTGGACATGGCGGCGCTGAGCCTGATGACCTATGCCACCGGCCTGCCGGCGTTCATCCTGGTCAAGCTCCTGGCGCCCGGCTTTTATTCGCGCCAGGACACGGCCACGCCGGTGAAGATCGGCATCACGGCGATGTTCGCCAACATGGCCTTCAATGCCCTGATCCTCACGCCCTGGCTGCTCACGGACACGCCGGCGCCGCACGCCGGCCTGGCCCTGGCGACGGCCCTGGCGGGCTTCGTCAACGCCGGGCTGCTCTATGTCAACCTGCGCCGGCACGGCATCTACCGGCCGCGGCCCGGCTGGCTCGCCACCTGGTCGCGTACGCTCGCCGCCACGGCGGTGATGGCGGCGGTACTGCTCGCGCTCAACCCGGCAGCCGACCAGTGGGAGCTCATGGGCGGGGCCATGCGCGCGGCCTGGCTCGCCGGCCTGGTCGCTGCCGGTGCGCTCAGCTATTCCGCGGTGCTGGTGGCACTCGGCCTGCGCCCGGCGGACCTGACCCGCGACTGA
- the obgE gene encoding GTPase ObgE: MKFVDEAVIKVKAGDGGNGCVSFRREKYIPFGGPDGGDGGDGGSVYLVGDSDLNTLIDFRHERYYEAERGQNGQGRNMTGKAGNDKFVPVPLGTLVYDRDTDELIGDITEAGQRLLVAQGGFHGLGNTRYKSSTNRAPRQSKPGTPGERRELRLELKLLADVGLLGMPNAGKSTFISAVSAARPKIADYPFTTLYPNLGVVKLGAGESFVIADVPGLIEGAAEGQGLGIQFLKHLQRTRLLLHLVDIAPLDPDADPAEEVRIIADELVKFSPELAGRERWLVINKIDLLAEDERDARCQALIGALAWDGPVFRVSAATHEGTQDLVNHIHRYLKAHDEEQDNAG; this comes from the coding sequence ATGAAATTCGTCGACGAAGCAGTCATCAAGGTCAAGGCCGGCGACGGCGGCAACGGCTGCGTGAGCTTCCGTCGCGAGAAATACATCCCCTTCGGCGGCCCGGACGGCGGCGATGGCGGCGACGGCGGCAGCGTCTACCTGGTGGGCGACTCCGACCTCAACACCCTGATCGACTTCCGCCACGAGCGCTACTACGAGGCCGAGCGCGGCCAGAACGGCCAGGGCCGCAACATGACCGGCAAGGCCGGCAACGACAAGTTCGTGCCCGTGCCGCTCGGCACCCTGGTCTACGATCGCGACACCGACGAGCTCATCGGCGACATCACCGAGGCCGGCCAGCGCCTGCTGGTCGCCCAGGGCGGCTTCCATGGCCTGGGCAACACGCGCTACAAGAGCTCGACCAACCGCGCCCCGCGCCAGTCCAAGCCCGGCACCCCGGGCGAGCGCCGCGAGCTGCGCCTGGAGCTGAAGCTGCTGGCCGACGTCGGCCTGCTGGGCATGCCCAATGCCGGCAAGTCCACCTTCATCAGCGCGGTCTCCGCGGCCCGGCCCAAGATCGCCGACTACCCCTTCACCACGCTCTACCCCAACCTCGGCGTGGTGAAACTCGGCGCGGGAGAGAGCTTCGTCATCGCCGACGTGCCCGGGCTCATCGAGGGCGCGGCCGAGGGTCAGGGCCTGGGCATCCAGTTCCTCAAGCACCTGCAGCGCACCCGCCTGCTGCTGCACCTGGTCGACATCGCACCGCTGGACCCGGATGCCGACCCCGCCGAGGAGGTGCGCATCATCGCCGACGAGCTGGTCAAGTTCAGCCCCGAACTGGCCGGCCGCGAGCGCTGGCTGGTGATCAACAAGATCGACCTGCTGGCCGAGGACGAGCGCGATGCGCGCTGCCAGGCGCTCATCGGGGCCCTGGCCTGGGATGGCCCGGTATTCCGCGTCTCGGCGGCCACCCACGAGGGCACGCAGGATCTCGTCAACCACATCCACCGGTACCTGAAGGCGCATGACGAAGAACAGGACAACGCTGGGTAG
- the ileS gene encoding isoleucine--tRNA ligase: MTDYKHTLNLPDTEFPMRGNLAQREPDMLAAWDAAKRYEKIREISAGRPKFILHDGPPYANGDIHIGHAVNKVLKDIIVKSKTLAGFDAPYVPGWDCHGLPIELQVEKSVGKAGVKVDAKTFRDNCRAYAAEQVAGQKRDFRRLGVLGDWDRPYLTMDYAFEANIIRTLGRIIDNGHLHKGEKPVHWCVDCGSALAEAEVEYEDKTSAQIDVRFEAVDPDAMAARFQDTTGMGPVSIVIWTTTPWTLPANQAVALHPELEYLLLQAGDERLVLAAELKDAALARFGLEVAITELGRCQGADLEHLLLKHPFYDRQVPVILGEHVTTESGTGAVHTAPGHGQDDYIVGRRYDLPVENPVGGDGCFLPDTPLFAGESVHKVNGHVIEVLREHGTLVADGKLRHSYPHCWRHKTPIIFRATPQWFISMNQNGLRDGAVAAIGNVEWMPDWGQARIRGMVENRPDWCISRQRTWGVPIALFVHRQTGELHPNTHELIEEVARRVAADGIDAWFALEPEELLGAEAGDYDKVADTLDVWFDSGVTHACVLDDRDNLRSPADLYLEGSDQHRGWFQSSLLTSVAVHGRAPYRQVLTHGFTVDAKGQKMSKSKGNVVAPQKVVNSLGADILRLWVSSCDYSREMTVSDEILKRTADAYRRIRNTARFLLANLNGFDPAAHMVAPEDMLALDRWAVDQAQQLQATLARAYEEYAFHTIYQEIHNFCSVELGSFYLDIIKDRQYTTQKDSIARRSAQTAMYHVIEALTRWIAPVLSFTAEEIWPLIPGERGESVFFETWYEGLFALDTDEPMNADYWAQVIELREGINRELERVRAAGDIGSGLEAEVDLYVEDDATIAGLLAMLEDELRFVLITSYARRHPAAERPQDAVAVKLRNGETVWVTVSKSAHAKCSRCWHHREDVGADAEHPELCGRCVSNVAGGGEQRSFA, translated from the coding sequence GTGACCGACTACAAGCACACGCTCAACCTGCCCGACACCGAGTTTCCCATGCGCGGAAACCTTGCCCAGCGCGAGCCCGACATGCTCGCGGCCTGGGACGCGGCGAAGCGCTACGAGAAGATCCGCGAGATCAGCGCCGGCCGGCCGAAGTTCATCCTGCACGACGGCCCGCCCTACGCCAACGGCGACATCCACATCGGTCACGCGGTGAACAAGGTCCTGAAGGACATCATCGTCAAGAGCAAGACGCTGGCCGGTTTCGACGCCCCCTACGTGCCGGGCTGGGACTGCCACGGCCTGCCCATCGAGCTGCAGGTGGAAAAGAGCGTCGGCAAGGCCGGCGTGAAGGTCGATGCGAAGACCTTCCGCGACAACTGCCGCGCCTACGCCGCCGAGCAGGTGGCCGGGCAGAAGCGCGACTTCCGCCGCCTGGGCGTGCTCGGTGACTGGGACCGCCCCTACCTCACCATGGACTACGCCTTCGAGGCGAACATCATCCGCACCCTGGGGCGCATCATCGACAACGGCCACCTGCACAAGGGCGAGAAGCCCGTGCACTGGTGCGTGGACTGCGGTTCGGCCCTGGCCGAGGCGGAAGTGGAATACGAGGACAAGACCTCGGCGCAGATCGACGTGCGCTTCGAGGCGGTCGACCCCGATGCCATGGCCGCCCGCTTCCAGGATACGACGGGCATGGGCCCGGTCTCCATCGTCATCTGGACCACCACCCCCTGGACCCTGCCGGCCAACCAGGCCGTGGCCCTGCACCCCGAACTCGAGTACCTGCTGCTGCAGGCCGGCGACGAGCGCCTGGTGCTGGCCGCCGAGCTGAAGGACGCCGCGCTCGCGCGCTTCGGTCTCGAGGTGGCGATCACCGAACTCGGCCGCTGCCAGGGGGCCGACCTCGAACACCTGCTGCTCAAGCACCCCTTCTACGACCGCCAGGTCCCGGTGATCCTCGGCGAACACGTCACCACCGAGAGCGGTACCGGCGCCGTGCACACCGCGCCCGGCCACGGCCAGGACGACTACATCGTCGGCCGCCGTTACGACCTGCCGGTGGAGAACCCGGTGGGCGGCGACGGCTGCTTCCTGCCCGACACGCCGCTGTTCGCCGGCGAATCGGTGCACAAGGTCAACGGGCATGTCATCGAGGTGCTGCGCGAACACGGCACACTGGTGGCCGACGGCAAGCTGCGCCACAGCTACCCACACTGCTGGCGCCACAAGACGCCGATCATCTTCCGCGCCACGCCGCAGTGGTTCATCAGCATGAACCAGAACGGCCTGCGCGACGGCGCCGTCGCGGCCATCGGCAACGTCGAATGGATGCCGGACTGGGGCCAGGCCCGCATCCGCGGCATGGTGGAGAACCGCCCCGACTGGTGCATCTCGCGCCAGCGCACCTGGGGCGTGCCCATCGCCCTGTTCGTTCACAGGCAGACCGGCGAGCTGCACCCCAACACCCACGAGCTCATCGAGGAGGTGGCCCGCCGTGTGGCGGCAGACGGCATCGACGCCTGGTTCGCGCTGGAGCCCGAGGAACTGCTCGGCGCCGAGGCCGGCGACTACGACAAGGTCGCCGACACCCTGGACGTGTGGTTCGACTCGGGTGTGACCCACGCCTGCGTGCTGGACGACCGCGACAACCTGCGCAGTCCGGCCGACCTGTATCTCGAGGGCTCGGACCAGCACCGCGGCTGGTTCCAGTCATCGTTGCTGACCTCGGTGGCCGTGCACGGCCGCGCGCCCTACCGGCAGGTGCTCACCCACGGTTTCACGGTGGACGCCAAGGGGCAGAAGATGTCCAAGTCCAAGGGCAACGTGGTCGCCCCGCAGAAGGTGGTCAACAGCCTGGGCGCCGACATCCTGCGCCTGTGGGTGTCGAGCTGCGACTACTCGCGCGAGATGACCGTCTCCGACGAGATCCTCAAGCGCACCGCCGACGCCTACCGCCGCATCCGCAACACCGCGCGTTTCCTGCTGGCCAACCTCAACGGCTTCGATCCCGCCGCACACATGGTCGCGCCCGAGGACATGCTGGCGCTGGACCGCTGGGCCGTGGACCAGGCCCAGCAGCTGCAGGCGACGCTCGCCCGCGCCTACGAGGAATACGCCTTCCACACCATCTACCAGGAGATCCACAACTTCTGCTCGGTGGAGCTCGGCAGCTTCTACCTCGACATCATCAAGGACCGCCAGTACACCACGCAAAAGGACAGCATCGCGCGCCGTTCGGCGCAGACCGCGATGTACCACGTGATCGAGGCGCTCACCCGCTGGATCGCCCCGGTGCTGAGCTTTACCGCCGAGGAGATCTGGCCGCTGATCCCGGGCGAGCGCGGCGAATCCGTGTTCTTCGAGACCTGGTACGAGGGCCTGTTCGCCCTGGACACCGACGAACCCATGAACGCCGACTACTGGGCGCAGGTCATCGAGCTGCGCGAGGGCATCAACCGCGAGCTGGAGCGGGTGCGCGCCGCCGGCGACATCGGCTCGGGCCTGGAGGCCGAGGTCGATCTCTACGTCGAGGACGACGCGACCATCGCCGGCCTGCTGGCCATGCTCGAGGACGAGCTGCGCTTCGTGCTGATCACCTCCTACGCCCGCCGCCACCCGGCGGCCGAACGCCCGCAGGACGCCGTCGCCGTGAAGCTCCGCAACGGCGAGACCGTGTGGGTGACGGTGTCGAAGAGCGCACACGCCAAGTGCAGCCGCTGCTGGCACCACCGCGAGGACGTGGGTGCGGACGCCGAGCACCCCGAGCTCTGCGGTCGCTGCGTGAGCAACGTCGCCGGCGGCGGCGAACAACGCAGCTTCGCCTGA
- a CDS encoding lipoprotein signal peptidase — MLRWLWLSVAVILVDQASKLYAEHALTLYAPKAVLPFFNFSLAYNPGAAFSFLADAGGWQRWFFVALALGIGALIIHWLWRLPREEKVVAAALSLILGGAVGNLIDRLWHGHVIDFLDFYYGRYHWPAFNIADSAITIGAILLIAEALFLSRKSRT; from the coding sequence ATGCTGCGCTGGCTGTGGCTCTCGGTGGCGGTGATCCTGGTCGACCAGGCCAGCAAGCTCTACGCCGAGCATGCCCTCACCCTGTATGCGCCCAAGGCGGTGTTGCCCTTCTTCAACTTCTCACTGGCCTACAACCCGGGGGCGGCCTTCAGCTTCCTGGCGGACGCCGGCGGCTGGCAGCGCTGGTTCTTCGTCGCCCTGGCCCTCGGCATCGGCGCGCTCATCATCCACTGGCTATGGCGCCTGCCGCGTGAGGAAAAGGTGGTGGCAGCGGCGCTCTCGCTGATCCTCGGCGGGGCCGTCGGCAACCTCATCGACCGGCTCTGGCATGGGCACGTGATCGACTTCCTCGACTTCTACTACGGCCGCTATCACTGGCCGGCCTTCAACATCGCCGATTCCGCCATCACCATCGGCGCGATCCTGCTCATCGCCGAGGCCCTGTTCCTCTCGCGCAAGTCGCGCACCTGA
- the rpmA gene encoding 50S ribosomal protein L27 — protein sequence MAHKKAGGSTRNGRDSISKRLGVKRFGGQLVSAGSIIVRQRGTKVHPGVNVGCGKDHTLFAKADGKVVFEVKGPLKRKFVSIQPV from the coding sequence ATGGCTCACAAAAAGGCAGGCGGCTCTACTCGTAACGGTCGCGATTCCATTTCCAAGCGCCTCGGCGTGAAGCGCTTCGGTGGCCAGCTCGTCAGCGCCGGCAGCATCATCGTCCGCCAGCGCGGCACCAAGGTGCACCCGGGCGTGAACGTGGGCTGCGGCAAGGACCACACCCTGTTCGCCAAGGCCGACGGCAAGGTCGTCTTCGAGGTGAAGGGCCCGCTGAAGCGCAAGTTCGTCAGCATCCAGCCGGTCTGA
- the rplU gene encoding 50S ribosomal protein L21: protein MYAVIATGGKQYRVAEGDVIRVEKLSAEAGSSVDFDKVLLVGEGESVKVGAPYVEGGKVSATVTAHGRGKKIEIVKFRRRKHHRKQMGHRQDYTEVQITGISG from the coding sequence ATGTACGCCGTTATCGCCACGGGTGGTAAGCAGTATCGAGTCGCGGAAGGCGACGTGATCCGCGTTGAGAAGCTCAGCGCCGAGGCCGGTTCGTCGGTTGATTTCGACAAGGTCCTCCTGGTCGGCGAAGGCGAGAGCGTCAAGGTCGGCGCCCCCTACGTCGAGGGCGGCAAGGTCTCCGCGACCGTCACGGCCCATGGCCGCGGCAAGAAGATCGAAATCGTCAAGTTCCGTCGCCGCAAGCACCACCGCAAGCAGATGGGACACCGTCAGGATTACACCGAAGTGCAGATCACCGGCATTTCGGGCTAA
- a CDS encoding glutamate 5-kinase → MTKNRTTLGSAQRWVIKIGSSLITNDGRGLDHAAIATWAEQIARLREAGKQIVLVSSGAVAEGMSRMGWKRRPHALHELQAAAAIGQMGLVQAYEHHFKGHGLHAAQVLLTHEDLADRRRYLNARSTLQTLLGLGVIPVVNENDTVATDEIRFGDNDTLGALVANLVVADVLVILTDQQGVYDRDPRQHADAELIHEAAAEDPRLLEVAGPSGTLIGSGGMTTKITAARRAARSGAATLIASGREPGVLMRLAEGERLGTLLTPGQEPLAARKQWLASHMRAKGRLQLDAGASRVIRESGRSLLPVGVKAVDGQFARGDVVGLIDDQGREIARGLVNYSADEARRIIGRPSEAIEALLGYVDEPELVHRDNLVLV, encoded by the coding sequence ATGACGAAGAACAGGACAACGCTGGGTAGCGCGCAGCGCTGGGTCATCAAGATCGGCAGCTCGCTGATCACCAACGACGGCCGCGGCCTGGACCACGCCGCCATCGCCACCTGGGCCGAGCAGATCGCGCGCCTGCGCGAGGCGGGCAAGCAGATCGTGCTGGTCTCCTCCGGCGCCGTGGCCGAGGGCATGAGCCGCATGGGCTGGAAGCGCCGCCCCCACGCCCTGCACGAGCTGCAGGCCGCCGCGGCCATCGGCCAGATGGGCCTGGTGCAGGCCTACGAGCACCACTTCAAGGGCCACGGCCTGCACGCCGCCCAGGTACTGCTCACCCACGAGGACCTGGCCGACCGGCGCCGCTACCTCAACGCCCGCAGCACCCTGCAGACCCTGCTGGGGCTGGGCGTGATCCCGGTGGTGAACGAAAACGACACCGTGGCCACCGACGAGATCCGCTTCGGCGACAACGACACCCTGGGGGCGCTGGTGGCCAACCTGGTGGTGGCCGATGTGCTCGTGATCCTCACCGACCAGCAGGGCGTCTACGATCGCGACCCGCGCCAGCATGCCGATGCCGAACTCATCCACGAGGCCGCCGCGGAGGACCCGCGCCTGCTGGAGGTGGCCGGCCCCTCCGGCACGCTGATCGGCAGCGGCGGCATGACCACAAAGATCACCGCCGCCCGCCGCGCCGCCCGCTCGGGCGCCGCCACCCTCATCGCCTCCGGCCGCGAGCCCGGCGTGCTCATGCGCCTGGCCGAGGGCGAACGCCTGGGTACCCTGCTCACCCCCGGCCAGGAACCCCTGGCCGCCCGCAAGCAGTGGCTCGCCAGCCACATGCGTGCCAAGGGGCGCCTGCAGCTCGACGCGGGGGCCAGCCGCGTCATCCGCGAGTCGGGACGCTCCCTGCTGCCCGTGGGCGTGAAGGCCGTGGACGGCCAGTTTGCCCGCGGCGACGTCGTCGGCCTCATCGACGATCAGGGGCGGGAGATCGCCCGCGGCCTGGTGAACTACTCGGCCGACGAGGCCCGCAGGATCATCGGCAGGCCCAGCGAGGCCATCGAGGCACTACTGGGCTACGTGGACGAACCGGAACTGGTGCACCGGGACAACCTGGTGCTGGTGTAG
- the rpsT gene encoding 30S ribosomal protein S20 has product MANSASARKRARQAEKRREHNVALRSRMRTYMKKVVNAIAAGDKTNAQAAYKEAVPMMDAGVTKGLMHKNKAARHKSRMNAAIKAMD; this is encoded by the coding sequence TTGGCCAATTCAGCTTCCGCCCGCAAGCGCGCCCGTCAGGCCGAAAAGCGTCGCGAACACAACGTGGCCCTGCGCTCGCGCATGCGCACCTACATGAAGAAGGTCGTCAACGCGATTGCCGCGGGTGACAAGACCAACGCGCAGGCCGCCTACAAGGAAGCCGTGCCGATGATGGATGCCGGCGTGACCAAGGGCCTGATGCACAAGAACAAGGCCGCTCGTCACAAGAGCCGCATGAACGCTGCCATCAAGGCGATGGACTGA
- a CDS encoding molybdopterin-dependent oxidoreductase — MTGFVRRLQSRLRAIGRDPGPRRPQDDPSGRIPPGQRVVDRFPVLDLGHRPKIRPADWRLTLKGAVERPQRIDWAQLNTLPMVDITCDIHCVTRWSRLDVPWRGVRLRDVLALAGPRPEARHALLHGMDGYSANLPLELLLADDALLAIAADGKPLSTEHGGPVRALVPSRYFWKSSKWLVAISLHAEDEPGFWETRGYHNEGDPFREQRYAGSKT; from the coding sequence ATGACCGGATTCGTGCGCCGGCTGCAGTCACGTCTTCGCGCCATCGGGCGCGACCCCGGACCGCGCCGCCCGCAGGACGACCCCAGTGGCCGCATCCCGCCCGGCCAGCGCGTGGTCGACCGCTTCCCGGTGCTGGACCTCGGGCATCGGCCGAAGATCCGGCCGGCCGACTGGCGGCTCACCCTCAAGGGGGCGGTGGAACGCCCGCAACGCATCGACTGGGCGCAGCTCAATACGCTGCCGATGGTGGACATCACCTGCGACATCCACTGTGTCACCCGCTGGTCGCGGCTCGACGTGCCCTGGCGGGGCGTGCGCCTGCGTGACGTCCTGGCCCTGGCCGGACCGAGACCGGAGGCCCGCCACGCCCTGCTGCACGGCATGGACGGCTACAGCGCCAACCTGCCACTGGAGCTGCTGCTGGCGGACGATGCCCTGCTCGCCATCGCGGCGGACGGCAAACCGCTCAGCACCGAGCACGGCGGCCCGGTGCGCGCCCTGGTGCCGAGCCGCTATTTCTGGAAGAGTAGCAAGTGGCTGGTCGCGATCAGCCTGCATGCAGAAGACGAACCCGGGTTCTGGGAGACCCGCGGCTATCACAACGAAGGCGACCCCTTCAGGGAACAGCGCTATGCCGGATCCAAGACCTGA